Proteins encoded within one genomic window of Halorussus salilacus:
- a CDS encoding FAD-binding protein, whose product MQEHDVLVVGAGGAGLRAAIAAHEEGADVALVTKLHPVRSHTGAAEGGINAALREGDDWQLHAYDTMKGSDYLGDAPAIETLAQDSPEETIQLEHWGMPFSREDDGTVSQRPFGGLSFARTTYAGAETGHHMLHTMYEQVVKRGIQVYDEWYVSQLAVTDDEDPSERECHGVVAYDIKTGQIEGFRARNGVVLATGGLGQVYDHTTNAVANTGDGAAMAYRAGAPLEDMEFIQFHPTTLPSTGVLISEGVRGEGGILYNSEGERFMFEHGYANNAGELASRDVVSRAELTEINNGRGVNDEYVYLDMRHLGEERITDRLENILHLARDFEGVDGLEEPMPVKPGQHYAMGGIEVDEHGQTCIDGLYAAGECACVSVHGSNRLGGNALPELIVFGARAGRHAAGTDLGEPEIETGRSEEFEREDDLDTPVEPGAVETGSEDAVADGGAAVASGEEVVRRAVENERTRVDRFLEKDEGVQQAELREKLQKSMTQNVNVFRNEEGLKQALEDIREVREAYQDVYVADPSRTFNTDLIQTIEMRNLIDLAEAITLGALARDEFRGAHWRQEHQERKDDEWLKHTMLAWNEGRPELYYKPVILEGEEKAYEPKERSY is encoded by the coding sequence ATGCAAGAACACGACGTACTCGTCGTCGGTGCGGGCGGCGCGGGACTTCGAGCGGCCATCGCGGCCCACGAGGAGGGCGCGGACGTCGCCCTCGTCACGAAGCTCCACCCCGTGCGCAGTCACACCGGCGCGGCGGAAGGCGGTATCAACGCGGCGCTCCGCGAGGGCGACGACTGGCAACTCCACGCCTACGACACGATGAAGGGGTCGGACTACCTCGGCGACGCCCCCGCCATCGAGACCCTCGCGCAGGACAGCCCCGAGGAGACCATCCAGCTCGAACACTGGGGGATGCCGTTCTCCCGCGAGGACGACGGCACGGTGTCCCAGCGGCCGTTCGGCGGGCTCTCGTTCGCCCGGACGACCTACGCTGGCGCGGAGACCGGCCACCACATGCTCCACACGATGTACGAGCAGGTGGTAAAGCGCGGCATCCAGGTGTACGACGAGTGGTACGTCTCCCAGTTGGCGGTCACGGACGACGAGGACCCCAGCGAACGGGAGTGCCACGGCGTGGTCGCCTACGACATCAAGACCGGTCAGATAGAGGGCTTCAGGGCGAGAAACGGCGTGGTCCTCGCGACCGGCGGTCTCGGGCAGGTGTACGACCACACCACCAACGCGGTCGCCAACACCGGCGACGGCGCGGCGATGGCCTATCGGGCGGGCGCGCCGCTGGAGGACATGGAGTTCATCCAGTTCCACCCCACCACGCTCCCCTCGACCGGCGTCCTCATCTCCGAGGGCGTCCGCGGGGAGGGCGGCATCCTCTACAACAGCGAGGGCGAGCGGTTCATGTTCGAACACGGCTACGCGAACAACGCCGGTGAACTCGCCTCCCGCGACGTGGTCTCGCGCGCGGAACTCACCGAGATCAACAACGGACGCGGGGTGAACGACGAGTACGTCTACCTCGACATGCGCCACCTCGGCGAGGAGCGCATCACCGACCGCCTCGAAAACATCCTCCACCTCGCCCGGGACTTCGAGGGCGTCGACGGCCTCGAAGAGCCGATGCCGGTCAAGCCCGGCCAGCACTACGCGATGGGCGGCATCGAGGTCGACGAGCACGGCCAGACCTGCATCGACGGCCTCTACGCCGCGGGCGAGTGTGCCTGCGTGTCGGTCCACGGGTCGAACCGACTCGGCGGCAACGCCCTGCCCGAACTCATCGTGTTCGGCGCGCGCGCGGGCCGCCACGCCGCGGGCACCGACCTCGGCGAGCCCGAGATAGAGACCGGCCGCTCGGAGGAGTTCGAGCGCGAGGACGACCTCGACACGCCGGTCGAACCCGGCGCGGTCGAGACCGGAAGCGAGGACGCGGTCGCCGACGGTGGCGCGGCGGTCGCCAGCGGCGAAGAGGTCGTCCGGCGCGCGGTCGAGAACGAGCGGACCCGCGTGGACCGCTTCCTCGAAAAGGACGAGGGCGTCCAGCAGGCCGAACTCCGCGAGAAGCTCCAGAAGTCGATGACCCAGAACGTCAACGTCTTCCGGAACGAGGAGGGCCTCAAGCAGGCGCTCGAAGACATCCGGGAGGTACGGGAGGCCTATCAGGACGTGTACGTCGCCGACCCCTCGCGGACGTTCAACACCGACCTCATCCAGACCATCGAGATGCGCAACCTCATCGACCTCGCGGAGGCAATCACGCTCGGCGCGCTCGCACGCGACGAGTTCCGCGGCGCTCACTGGCGACAGGAACATCAGGAGCGCAAGGACGACGAGTGGCTCAAGCACACGATGCTGGCGTGGAACGAGGGTCGCCCGGAGCTCTACTACAAGCCGGTCATCCTCGAAGGCGAGGAGAAGGCGTACGAGCCGAAAGAGCGGTCGTACTGA
- a CDS encoding 5'-deoxyadenosine deaminase produces MLLEGTVVADAETVIDDGALVVEGDRIVAVGERDELVEQYSDEDRRACDVLMPGIVGGHVHSVQSLGRGIADDTALLDWLFDYVLPMEAGLDAEGMRIAAELGYAELVESGVTTAIDHLSVRHADEAFEAAGEVGIRGRIGKVLMDKDSPEGLEEDTGEALAESERLIREYHDTSGGRIQYALTPRFAVSCTEECLRGVRDLADEYDGVRIHTHASENRDEVATVEDDTGMRNVHWLDEVGLTGEDVVLAHCVWTDESEREVLAETGTHVTYCPSSNMKLASGVAPIPDYLDRGINVALGNDGPPCNNTLDPFTEMRQASLLQKVEDLDPTTLPARTVFEMATVNGARAAGFEQVGRLAPGWKADVVGLTTDLTRATPLHDILSHLVFAAHGDDVEFTMVDGEVLYDDGEHVRIDAERVRREASEYEVPVAD; encoded by the coding sequence ATGTTGCTGGAGGGAACCGTCGTCGCCGACGCGGAGACAGTCATCGACGACGGCGCACTCGTGGTCGAGGGCGACCGCATCGTCGCGGTCGGCGAGCGCGACGAACTGGTCGAGCAGTACTCCGACGAAGACCGGCGGGCCTGCGACGTGCTGATGCCCGGAATCGTCGGCGGACACGTCCACTCGGTCCAGTCGCTCGGCAGGGGCATCGCCGACGACACCGCCCTGCTCGACTGGCTGTTCGACTACGTCCTCCCGATGGAGGCCGGACTCGACGCCGAGGGGATGCGCATCGCGGCCGAACTCGGCTACGCCGAACTCGTCGAGTCGGGCGTCACGACCGCCATCGACCACCTCTCGGTCCGCCACGCCGACGAGGCGTTCGAGGCCGCGGGCGAGGTCGGCATCCGGGGCCGCATCGGGAAGGTCCTGATGGACAAGGACTCCCCCGAGGGACTGGAGGAGGACACCGGCGAGGCGCTCGCCGAGAGCGAGCGCCTCATCCGGGAGTACCACGACACCAGCGGCGGCCGGATTCAGTACGCCCTGACGCCCAGATTCGCCGTGAGCTGTACCGAGGAGTGCCTGCGCGGCGTCCGGGACCTCGCCGACGAGTACGACGGCGTGCGCATCCACACCCACGCCAGCGAGAACCGCGACGAGGTGGCGACGGTCGAGGACGACACCGGGATGCGCAACGTCCACTGGCTCGACGAGGTCGGCCTGACGGGCGAGGACGTGGTGCTGGCCCACTGCGTCTGGACCGACGAGAGCGAGCGCGAGGTGCTGGCCGAGACCGGCACCCACGTCACCTACTGCCCCTCCTCGAACATGAAGCTCGCCTCGGGGGTCGCGCCGATTCCGGACTACCTCGACCGGGGCATCAACGTCGCGCTCGGCAACGACGGCCCGCCCTGTAACAACACCCTCGACCCGTTCACCGAGATGCGACAGGCCAGCCTCCTCCAGAAGGTCGAGGACCTCGACCCCACCACGCTCCCGGCCCGGACGGTCTTCGAGATGGCGACAGTCAACGGTGCGCGCGCCGCCGGATTCGAGCAGGTCGGCCGACTCGCACCCGGGTGGAAGGCCGACGTCGTGGGACTCACGACCGACCTCACCCGGGCCACGCCGCTGCACGACATCCTCTCGCACCTCGTGTTCGCGGCCCACGGCGACGACGTGGAGTTCACGATGGTCGACGGGGAGGTGCTGTACGACGACGGCGAACACGTCCGAATCGACGCCGAGCGCGTCCGGCGCGAGGCCAGCGAGTACGAGGTGCCGGTCGCCGACTAG
- a CDS encoding XapX domain-containing protein, which produces MDAVLTLFALLTGLLTGALFHALNIPIPAPPELPGLMGIVGIYVGYRLVEMLGISFDLLSALGLSG; this is translated from the coding sequence ATGGACGCAGTTCTCACCCTGTTCGCACTCCTGACCGGACTGCTCACGGGCGCGCTGTTTCACGCGCTCAACATCCCCATCCCCGCGCCGCCCGAACTCCCCGGGCTGATGGGTATCGTCGGCATCTACGTCGGATACCGGCTGGTGGAGATGCTGGGAATCAGCTTCGACCTGCTGTCTGCGCTGGGTCTGTCGGGGTAG
- a CDS encoding DUF7556 family protein, whose amino-acid sequence MSWTIPSADELDESFEDGDVLFGVDTDADDPTTVIADVSNDDAWLAMPYEESHTLSQWR is encoded by the coding sequence CTGAGTTGGACCATCCCATCCGCAGACGAACTGGACGAATCGTTCGAAGACGGCGACGTGCTGTTCGGCGTCGACACCGACGCCGACGACCCGACCACCGTCATCGCCGACGTGTCGAACGACGACGCGTGGCTCGCGATGCCCTACGAGGAGTCACACACCCTCTCGCAGTGGCGGTGA
- a CDS encoding PKD domain-containing protein, whose product MRRALASVLLVVLVASAPAVGTVSTAPSSTPAAAQSAANTDAPEPPERWNATVGGGGDDKLTNGVKTDEGYLVVGWTDSDTSDGADDGYVAMVDESGRTTWERAFGGDGADRLFDVKRVDGGYLLAGYTADDGSERDGWVMKIDEEGERQWERTYGEDGSSAFWSLETDGDAIYAGGWQDDGNAEAWLMELDADGEEVWSETYDTLRSGSDEYVNSIFADDDGLLLTGTIESSTYDPSDAWVLKVDGEGEVRWEEEYGGTDVDRVHDAAATDDGGYVLAGRTASHGEDGEDGWLLKIDGEGDQQWDRTYGTERDDAFYGVLAEEDGYVLTGAKHKLDERGADGWVIRADESGSKQWEQTYGNDNWDKFWPAIEGHDGGYLAVGDSTSFSENQDGWLVRVGGPAAAAIEDADENATGTTVELDGSPVRTVTLADANASGVLTVSEEADLSAVSPPGEPVYAVNVSGPDSVENDSATVEFSVPTDAGEVEDLRVAQRSDEGWAVLETEMVSEGNDTAVLSAQANGSATLAVTEVEAPSADIDLDESVPVGESAALSAEGSSAQNGSLDAYEWTVGDETDDGETAEVSFEDPGEREVELTVTDAAGLTDTETATLVVNDEPAVSVEAPDSVTVGDAATFSADVDNEVGNATVTWEFGDGEVTGEEVEHSFGSTGTQTVTVVVEDEYGATATEEVEVEVASQDDAETNDSETETTDGGDTDGSDTETTDGDIPGFGVTAALVALLAAALAAARRAS is encoded by the coding sequence ATGAGACGAGCGCTCGCGAGCGTCCTGCTGGTGGTGTTGGTGGCGTCGGCTCCGGCGGTCGGAACCGTATCGACCGCGCCGTCGAGTACGCCCGCGGCCGCGCAGTCGGCCGCCAACACCGACGCCCCCGAACCCCCCGAACGCTGGAACGCCACGGTCGGCGGGGGCGGCGACGACAAGCTCACGAACGGCGTGAAGACCGACGAGGGCTACCTGGTCGTCGGCTGGACCGACAGCGACACGTCCGACGGTGCCGACGACGGTTACGTCGCGATGGTGGACGAGAGCGGCCGCACCACATGGGAGCGAGCCTTCGGCGGCGACGGGGCCGACCGGCTCTTCGACGTGAAACGGGTCGACGGCGGCTACCTGCTCGCCGGGTACACGGCCGATGACGGCTCCGAGCGGGACGGCTGGGTGATGAAGATAGACGAGGAAGGCGAGCGCCAGTGGGAGCGGACCTACGGCGAGGACGGCTCCTCGGCGTTCTGGTCGCTGGAGACCGACGGCGACGCGATATACGCGGGCGGCTGGCAGGACGACGGCAACGCCGAAGCCTGGCTGATGGAACTCGACGCCGACGGCGAGGAGGTCTGGAGCGAGACCTACGACACCCTGCGCTCCGGTTCCGACGAGTACGTCAACTCCATCTTCGCCGACGACGACGGCCTCCTGCTCACCGGGACCATCGAGAGCAGCACCTACGACCCCTCCGACGCGTGGGTGCTGAAGGTCGACGGCGAGGGCGAGGTCAGGTGGGAAGAGGAGTACGGCGGCACCGACGTAGATCGGGTCCACGACGCGGCCGCGACCGACGACGGCGGCTACGTCCTCGCGGGACGGACCGCCAGCCACGGCGAGGACGGCGAGGACGGCTGGCTGCTGAAGATCGACGGCGAGGGCGACCAGCAGTGGGACCGGACCTACGGGACCGAGCGCGACGACGCCTTCTACGGCGTGCTGGCCGAGGAGGACGGCTACGTCCTCACGGGCGCGAAACACAAGCTCGACGAGCGCGGTGCCGACGGTTGGGTGATTCGCGCCGACGAGAGCGGTAGCAAACAGTGGGAGCAGACGTACGGAAACGACAACTGGGACAAGTTCTGGCCCGCCATCGAGGGCCACGACGGCGGCTACCTCGCGGTCGGCGACTCCACCAGCTTCTCGGAGAACCAAGACGGCTGGCTGGTCCGGGTCGGCGGCCCGGCCGCCGCCGCCATCGAGGACGCCGACGAGAACGCCACGGGCACCACGGTCGAACTCGACGGCTCGCCGGTCCGGACGGTGACGCTGGCCGACGCGAACGCTTCGGGCGTCCTCACGGTCTCGGAGGAGGCCGACCTCTCGGCGGTCTCGCCGCCGGGCGAACCGGTCTACGCCGTGAACGTCTCCGGCCCCGACTCGGTCGAGAACGACTCGGCGACCGTCGAGTTCTCGGTCCCGACCGACGCGGGCGAGGTCGAGGACCTCCGGGTCGCCCAGCGCAGCGACGAGGGGTGGGCGGTCCTCGAAACCGAGATGGTCTCGGAGGGCAACGACACGGCGGTCCTGTCGGCGCAGGCGAACGGTTCGGCGACGCTCGCGGTGACCGAGGTCGAAGCGCCCAGCGCCGACATCGACCTCGACGAGTCGGTGCCGGTCGGCGAGTCGGCCGCGCTGAGCGCCGAGGGGTCGAGCGCCCAGAACGGCTCGCTCGACGCCTACGAGTGGACGGTCGGAGACGAGACCGACGACGGCGAGACGGCCGAGGTCAGCTTCGAGGACCCCGGCGAGCGCGAGGTCGAACTCACCGTGACCGACGCGGCCGGGCTGACCGACACCGAGACCGCGACGCTGGTGGTCAACGACGAGCCCGCGGTGAGCGTCGAGGCGCCCGACTCGGTGACGGTCGGCGACGCCGCGACCTTCTCGGCCGACGTGGACAACGAGGTCGGCAACGCGACGGTGACGTGGGAGTTCGGCGACGGCGAGGTGACCGGCGAGGAGGTCGAACACAGCTTCGGTTCGACCGGCACGCAGACCGTGACCGTGGTGGTCGAGGACGAGTACGGCGCGACCGCGACCGAGGAGGTCGAAGTCGAGGTCGCCTCGCAGGACGACGCCGAGACCAACGACAGCGAGACCGAGACGACCGACGGTGGCGATACCGACGGGAGCGATACCGAGACGACCGACGGCGACATCCCCGGCTTCGGCGTGACCGCGGCGCTCGTCGCGCTGCTGGCGGCCGCGCTGGCCGCCGCGAGGCGGGCGTCGTAA
- a CDS encoding metal-dependent hydrolase, with the protein MWPWEHLAVGYLVYSLFSRWFDGRAPRGAAVVALAFGTQFPDLVDKPLAWVFGVLPSGYSLGHSIFVAAPLSLLAVAVGAAVGRRYVGTAFAVGYLSHLPGDVFYPVLVGGRANPGAVLWPVVSPPPTGTSVGLREMVGALFGRYLQNLFTAELSAYFLLEIGLLASVVLLWLYDGMPPLRALFAPVTEETH; encoded by the coding sequence ATGTGGCCGTGGGAACACCTCGCCGTCGGATACCTGGTCTACTCGCTGTTCAGCCGCTGGTTCGATGGACGCGCGCCCCGCGGTGCGGCGGTGGTCGCGCTCGCGTTCGGGACCCAGTTCCCCGATCTGGTCGACAAGCCGCTGGCGTGGGTGTTCGGCGTCCTGCCGAGCGGCTACTCGCTGGGCCACTCCATCTTCGTCGCCGCCCCGTTGTCGTTGCTGGCGGTCGCGGTCGGGGCGGCGGTCGGCCGCCGGTACGTCGGCACCGCGTTCGCCGTCGGCTACCTCTCGCACCTCCCGGGAGACGTGTTCTACCCGGTGTTGGTCGGCGGGCGGGCGAATCCCGGTGCGGTCCTCTGGCCGGTGGTCTCCCCGCCGCCGACCGGGACCAGCGTCGGCCTCCGGGAGATGGTCGGGGCGCTGTTCGGCCGGTACCTCCAGAACCTCTTCACGGCCGAGCTGTCGGCGTACTTCCTGCTCGAAATCGGTCTGCTGGCCTCGGTCGTCCTGCTGTGGCTCTACGACGGGATGCCACCCCTCCGGGCGCTGTTCGCCCCCGTCACCGAGGAGACCCACTGA
- a CDS encoding right-handed parallel beta-helix repeat-containing protein — protein MTGDDTPLGRRSYLRGLGATAVAASLAGCGDYLPDRETDETTRETPEETPETTTDGAPESRTTDETTGETTEETVHEEADRFETVVNVADAGADASGEQPINGVLDEHLADDTMLYFPEGRYRLDQWEVTGYTNLGLVGDGAVLVPPEERYWLLFGELRDLLVEGFTFDGSADGVAPTNHLAVTGGESVVRDVTWRGHRSKPRTGFAVAAESEDADLLFENVSLPDGSTGGHAVFAFPRSVGRLTFRDCRVEHWAEGLYVSYHSGPLRVIGGYYANNGIQQVRVGGGHAGALVRGVTVRVDDPRQPQHKPNMRGIWMEEGGSVRVENCDIAVTDLSGTYSSGAIVVGKEFGAATIENTRIRTDADAYGILVRDPVEEVDEDSMPSMDRLPDDWEVTCRNVRITGSAPEGTAVRVDRRDDCVFENVCIGHDRGSRDGVAVSGAQGCAVRDSTIDVPGATIATDEATVKTSRVRERGGCEE, from the coding sequence GTGACCGGAGACGACACGCCCCTCGGGAGGCGCTCGTACCTCCGCGGTCTCGGGGCGACCGCGGTCGCGGCGTCGCTCGCGGGCTGTGGCGACTACCTCCCGGACCGCGAGACAGACGAGACCACCCGCGAGACGCCCGAGGAGACGCCGGAGACGACGACCGACGGCGCTCCCGAGAGTCGGACGACTGACGAGACGACCGGGGAAACGACCGAGGAGACGGTCCACGAGGAGGCCGACCGGTTCGAGACGGTCGTGAACGTCGCCGACGCGGGCGCAGACGCCTCGGGCGAGCAACCGATAAACGGCGTCCTCGACGAACACCTCGCCGACGATACGATGCTGTACTTTCCGGAGGGCCGCTACCGGCTCGACCAGTGGGAGGTCACCGGCTACACCAACCTCGGGCTGGTCGGCGACGGCGCGGTCCTCGTGCCGCCCGAAGAGCGTTACTGGCTGTTGTTCGGTGAGCTCCGGGACCTCCTCGTGGAGGGGTTCACCTTCGACGGCAGCGCCGACGGCGTCGCGCCCACCAACCACCTCGCGGTGACGGGCGGCGAGAGCGTGGTGCGGGACGTGACGTGGCGCGGCCATCGGAGCAAGCCCCGGACCGGCTTCGCGGTCGCCGCCGAGTCGGAGGACGCAGACCTCCTGTTCGAGAACGTGAGCCTCCCCGACGGCTCGACCGGCGGCCACGCCGTCTTCGCGTTCCCCCGGAGCGTCGGACGGCTCACCTTCCGGGACTGCCGGGTCGAACACTGGGCGGAAGGGCTGTACGTCTCGTACCACTCGGGCCCGTTGCGGGTGATAGGCGGCTACTACGCCAACAACGGCATCCAGCAGGTCCGGGTCGGCGGGGGCCACGCCGGGGCACTCGTCCGGGGTGTGACCGTCCGGGTCGACGACCCCCGCCAGCCCCAGCACAAGCCCAACATGCGCGGCATCTGGATGGAGGAGGGCGGGAGCGTCCGGGTCGAGAACTGCGATATCGCCGTCACCGACCTCTCGGGGACCTACAGTTCGGGCGCGATAGTCGTCGGCAAGGAGTTCGGCGCGGCCACCATCGAGAACACTCGTATCCGGACCGACGCCGACGCCTACGGGATACTCGTCCGCGACCCCGTCGAGGAGGTCGACGAGGACTCGATGCCGAGCATGGACCGCCTGCCCGACGACTGGGAGGTCACCTGCCGGAACGTCCGGATTACGGGCAGCGCCCCGGAGGGGACCGCGGTACGGGTCGACCGTCGAGACGACTGCGTCTTCGAGAACGTCTGTATCGGCCACGACCGGGGCTCCCGAGACGGCGTCGCCGTCTCGGGAGCCCAGGGGTGTGCGGTCCGGGACTCGACCATCGACGTGCCCGGCGCGACCATCGCCACCGACGAGGCCACTGTCAAGACCTCCCGCGTGCGCGAGCGCGGCGGGTGTGAAGAGTAA
- a CDS encoding lipid II:glycine glycyltransferase FemX — protein sequence MSATIEKDGISIGRADEDDLARWNDLVERSPEANVFHYREALSVQADHADADLHPLVGYKGQEPVGLFPVFETRKGGMTMAFSPAPGLWVSYLGPALLNQEKLKRRKAERRNKRFVGGCLDWIDRELGPKYVQIRPDAAYRDVRPFEWNDFDVDVRHTYEVDLTPGEEEVLMSFSSDARNNIRTDGDYRVYEGGHDEIEAVVSQVRARHDEQDESYGVTPAFVSDLYDRLPDGAVRPYACEIDGEFAGGMVALESGDTVYRWQGGAKHDRDLPVNDLVDWAIMTDAMDRGVERYDLVGANEERLCGYKAKFGPELRSYYSVENGTRVTSALSSVYKKLR from the coding sequence ATGAGCGCCACCATCGAGAAGGACGGCATCAGCATCGGACGCGCCGACGAAGACGACCTCGCGAGGTGGAACGACCTCGTCGAGCGGTCGCCGGAGGCCAACGTCTTCCACTACCGGGAGGCGCTCTCCGTCCAGGCCGACCACGCCGACGCCGACCTCCACCCGCTGGTGGGGTACAAGGGCCAAGAGCCGGTCGGGCTGTTCCCGGTGTTCGAGACCCGGAAGGGCGGGATGACGATGGCGTTCTCGCCCGCGCCGGGCCTGTGGGTGTCGTACCTCGGTCCCGCGCTCCTGAATCAGGAGAAGCTCAAGCGCCGGAAGGCCGAGCGCCGGAACAAGCGGTTCGTCGGGGGGTGTCTCGACTGGATAGACCGGGAGCTGGGCCCGAAGTACGTCCAGATACGCCCGGACGCCGCGTACCGCGACGTCCGGCCGTTCGAGTGGAACGACTTCGACGTGGACGTGCGCCACACCTACGAGGTCGACCTCACGCCCGGCGAGGAGGAGGTGCTGATGTCCTTCTCCAGCGACGCGCGCAACAACATCCGGACCGACGGCGACTACCGGGTCTACGAGGGCGGCCACGACGAGATCGAGGCGGTCGTCTCGCAGGTCCGTGCCCGCCACGACGAGCAGGACGAGTCCTACGGCGTCACCCCGGCGTTCGTCTCGGACCTCTACGACCGCCTGCCCGACGGCGCGGTCCGGCCCTACGCCTGCGAGATAGACGGCGAGTTCGCGGGCGGGATGGTCGCGCTGGAGTCCGGCGACACCGTCTACCGGTGGCAGGGCGGCGCGAAGCACGACCGGGACCTGCCGGTCAACGACCTCGTCGACTGGGCCATCATGACCGACGCGATGGACCGGGGCGTCGAGCGCTACGACCTCGTGGGCGCGAACGAGGAACGGCTCTGTGGCTACAAGGCGAAGTTCGGGCCCGAACTCCGGTCGTACTACAGCGTGGAGAACGGGACGCGAGTGACCAGCGCGCTGTCGAGCGTGTACAAGAAGCTCCGGTAG
- a CDS encoding alkaline phosphatase family protein yields MADRPQADVDTLLLGLDAGCRSVLDPLFEDGAVPNLRSLFENGADGPLRSQIPPWTPSAWPSVYTGVNPGKHGVFGFLTFDGYDWDVVNATHVRERTVWEILDYHGKSSVVVNAPVTHPPREVDGAVIPGYTAPEDPECHPEGLLSDVRAEIGDYRVYAPRDASGRDEKVEWYRRLVGMRGAAFRYLADRYDPDFGFVQFQQTDTVFHELPGDDEAVRAVYEAVDEQVGEVIDACDPDAVVVASDHGIGEYTGHEFRVNEFLREQGLVETTTEGEGMPTWSTIATNRLRKGESGKAEDEDRGPSVTARGLALGAKVGLTSQRIHAALDAVGAADFVAERVPADVARRAAEQVDFPESVAYMRDRIELGVRVNLAGREPDGIVSPDDYEQVRDDLVAMLSSVETPDGDPVFDRVARREEVFSGPHVERAPDVVTVPADFDEFLSTRVGDGRFGPPSEPYNHKREGVVALAGEGVDADADLAGAHLFDVAPTVLATLGLPAGDRMDGSVLPAVGAAGTEAYPAFDADERVATDDDDVEARLADLGYLE; encoded by the coding sequence ATGGCTGATCGCCCACAGGCAGACGTGGACACCCTGTTACTCGGGTTGGACGCGGGGTGCCGGTCGGTCCTCGACCCCCTGTTCGAGGACGGCGCGGTGCCGAACCTCCGGTCGCTGTTCGAGAACGGAGCCGACGGACCGCTCCGGTCCCAGATTCCGCCGTGGACCCCGAGCGCGTGGCCCTCCGTCTACACCGGGGTCAACCCCGGCAAGCACGGCGTCTTCGGCTTCCTGACGTTCGACGGCTACGACTGGGACGTGGTGAACGCCACCCACGTCCGCGAGCGGACCGTCTGGGAGATACTCGACTACCACGGGAAGTCGAGCGTCGTGGTGAACGCGCCGGTGACCCACCCGCCCCGCGAGGTCGACGGCGCGGTGATTCCGGGCTACACCGCGCCGGAGGACCCCGAGTGTCACCCCGAAGGACTTCTGTCGGACGTGCGAGCGGAAATCGGCGATTACCGGGTGTACGCGCCCCGAGACGCCTCGGGCCGCGACGAGAAGGTCGAGTGGTACCGGCGGCTGGTCGGGATGCGCGGGGCGGCGTTCCGGTACCTCGCCGACAGGTACGACCCGGACTTCGGGTTCGTCCAGTTCCAGCAGACAGACACCGTCTTCCACGAGCTCCCCGGCGACGACGAAGCGGTCCGGGCGGTCTACGAGGCGGTCGACGAGCAGGTCGGCGAGGTGATAGACGCCTGCGACCCCGACGCCGTGGTCGTCGCCAGCGACCACGGAATCGGCGAGTACACCGGCCACGAGTTCCGGGTCAACGAGTTCCTCCGCGAGCAGGGGCTGGTCGAGACCACCACCGAGGGCGAGGGGATGCCGACGTGGTCGACCATCGCCACCAACCGTCTCCGGAAGGGCGAGTCCGGGAAAGCGGAGGACGAGGACCGCGGGCCGTCGGTGACGGCCCGCGGTCTCGCCCTCGGCGCGAAGGTCGGGCTGACCAGCCAGCGCATCCACGCCGCGCTCGACGCGGTCGGCGCGGCCGACTTCGTCGCCGAGCGCGTGCCCGCCGACGTGGCGCGCCGGGCGGCCGAGCAGGTCGATTTCCCCGAGTCGGTCGCGTACATGCGCGACCGCATCGAACTCGGGGTCCGGGTCAACCTCGCGGGCCGCGAGCCCGACGGAATCGTCTCGCCAGACGACTACGAGCAGGTCCGGGACGACCTCGTGGCGATGCTATCGAGCGTCGAGACCCCCGACGGCGACCCGGTGTTCGACCGGGTCGCCCGGCGCGAGGAGGTGTTCTCGGGTCCCCACGTCGAGCGCGCGCCCGACGTGGTGACGGTTCCGGCCGACTTCGACGAGTTCCTCTCGACGCGGGTCGGCGACGGCCGGTTCGGCCCGCCGAGCGAACCGTACAACCACAAGCGCGAGGGCGTCGTCGCCCTCGCGGGCGAGGGCGTCGACGCCGACGCCGACCTCGCGGGCGCGCACCTGTTCGACGTGGCCCCGACCGTGCTGGCGACCCTCGGACTCCCGGCGGGCGACCGGATGGACGGGTCGGTCCTGCCCGCCGTCGGGGCGGCGGGCACCGAGGCCTACCCCGCGTTCGACGCCGACGAGCGGGTGGCAACGGACGACGACGACGTCGAAGCGCGACTCGCAGACCTCGGATACCTCGAATAA